CGGGACGACGCGATCTCGGCGCGGTCGTCGATCAGTCCCGGCGGGGGGAGACGACGGCCTTCTGCTGCTCCAGGTCGATCTCGACGACGATCTCCTGCACGAAGGGGATCATCACCTCGCTGCCGTCGGGCCGCTCCACGACGAACAGGTCCTGGGAGGGCAGGTGCGAGACCTCCGTGATGCGCCCGACCCCGCTGCCGTCCTCGGTGACCACGTCGAGGTCGATGAGCTGGTGGTCGTAGTACTCGTCCTCGCCCTCGGGGAGTTCCTCGGGGTCGACCTCGGCGATCAGCAGGGTGTTGCGCAGGGCCTCGGCGGCGGTGCGGTCGCCGACGCCCTCGAAGCGCAGGAGGAGGCGGCCGCTGTGGACGCGGCCGGTGGCGATGGTGAGCGGCCCGGCGGAGGCCGGGTCGGTGGCCAGGACGGCGCCCGGGGCGAGCCGCAGCTCGGGCTCGTCGGTACGTACCTCGACGGTGACCTCGCCCTTGATGCCGTGGGCGCGGCCGATCCGTGCGACTACCAGCTGCACGTGTCCAAATCTCCTGTCGTACGACTGCGGGCCGGGGACGGCCCAGTGGCCCTCCCCGGCCCGAGCCGGTTGCGATGAAGCGTCAGCGGACGTGGTCCACGTCGACCAGGTCGACGCGGACACCGCGGCCGCCGATGGCGCCCACGACGGTACGCAGGGCGCGCGCGGTACGGCCGTTGCGGCCGATCACCTTGCCGAGGTCGTCGGGGTG
This is a stretch of genomic DNA from Streptomyces sp. TG1A-8. It encodes these proteins:
- a CDS encoding RNA-binding protein translates to MLEEALEHLVKGIVDNPDDVQVASRDLRRGRVLEVRVHPDDLGKVIGRNGRTARALRTVVGAIGGRGVRVDLVDVDHVR